In Ectothiorhodosinus mongolicus, one DNA window encodes the following:
- the cbiB gene encoding adenosylcobinamide-phosphate synthase CbiB — translation MITPLVAAVALFLDRWWGEPRRFHPLVGFGRLASGLERRLYRDSRGAGVLAWLLVVVPPVLLTIWLVSTPLRPVFEIVLLYLVIGWRALEEAGKKVRVALEHQDLPGARQAVAELVSRDTAAMNETEASAATLESLLENGNDAIFAPLFWFVVAGAPGAVLYRLANTLDAMWGYKSTRYLHFGWAAARLDDVLNYLPARLTVLSYALAGALKPSLQCAWTQGRGWKSPNAGPVMAAGAGALGIRLGGRACYQGQWQERPVLGSGRLPQLADIGRSADLMTRALGIWLAGIFIVWAVLEIMR, via the coding sequence ATGATCACGCCGCTGGTGGCGGCCGTGGCGTTGTTTTTGGATCGCTGGTGGGGTGAGCCGCGTCGCTTCCATCCTTTGGTGGGCTTTGGGCGGCTAGCCTCGGGGCTGGAGCGGCGGTTGTATCGCGACTCCCGCGGCGCAGGTGTGTTGGCTTGGCTACTGGTGGTGGTGCCGCCGGTGCTGCTCACCATTTGGCTGGTGAGTACGCCTTTGCGCCCGGTGTTTGAGATTGTGCTGTTGTATCTGGTGATTGGCTGGCGGGCCTTGGAAGAGGCGGGTAAAAAAGTGCGCGTGGCTTTAGAACATCAGGACTTGCCCGGCGCGCGTCAGGCTGTGGCGGAACTGGTGAGTCGCGATACCGCTGCCATGAATGAAACCGAAGCATCGGCGGCGACCCTCGAGTCGCTCTTGGAGAACGGCAATGACGCCATTTTTGCACCGCTGTTTTGGTTCGTGGTGGCGGGTGCGCCGGGCGCGGTGCTGTATCGTCTGGCCAACACTTTGGATGCCATGTGGGGCTATAAATCGACCCGCTATCTTCATTTTGGTTGGGCGGCGGCGCGGTTAGATGATGTGCTCAATTACCTGCCGGCGCGTTTGACCGTCCTGAGTTATGCTCTAGCTGGCGCTCTAAAGCCCAGCTTGCAATGCGCTTGGACGCAAGGTCGCGGCTGGAAAAGCCCGAATGCGGGCCCGGTGATGGCGGCAGGTGCGGGCGCACTCGGCATTCGTTTGGGCGGGCGAGCGTGTTATCAAGGTCAGTGGCAAGAACGCCCGGTATTGGGTTCGGGCCGTCTGCCGCAGCTGGCGGATATTGGCCGCAGCGCCGACTTGATGACCCGAGCCTTGGGCATCTGGTTGGCCGGGATTTTTATCGTTTGGGCAGTACTTGAGATCATGCGCTAA
- a CDS encoding cobyrinate a,c-diamide synthase: MKPRSCPALMLAAPASGQGKTTVTAALARYHRNAGRRVRVFKAGPDFLDPMVHSRASGHAVDTLDLWMTGEADIRQRLYQAAGECDLILIEGVMGLYDGKPSCGDIAALLGIPVLLLLNAAAMAQTFGALASGLARFRSDVPFAGVFANQVSGERHVSLLTEQLPEDLPLLGYLPKRESIVLPSRHLGIVQAQEIDDLELRLEAAAKELVWTHDGLPAPVAFTNGVRPQAEADGVVPHLSGKTIAVARDDAFAFIYPANLALLEAMGAQLVFFSPVAGEGLPEADAVYLPGGYPELHLQALAENDRLRSDLQAHVAADKPLLAECGGMLYLFEELADKGGESARMAGLLPGKAKLESRLAGLGPQQVDLPEGRLRGHTFHHSSLDTPLQPLTRATSPIGRSSCEAVYRQGPITASYVHLYFPSNPQAVAALLGGTESAG, translated from the coding sequence ATGAAACCGCGCTCTTGTCCTGCTTTGATGCTTGCCGCCCCTGCCTCCGGGCAGGGCAAGACCACGGTGACTGCGGCGCTGGCTCGTTACCACCGCAATGCCGGGCGGCGGGTGCGGGTGTTTAAGGCCGGGCCCGATTTCCTGGATCCTATGGTGCATAGCCGTGCCAGCGGCCATGCGGTCGATACCTTGGATTTATGGATGACTGGCGAGGCGGATATCCGTCAGCGGCTTTACCAAGCAGCGGGTGAGTGCGATCTGATCCTCATCGAGGGCGTGATGGGGCTTTATGACGGTAAGCCCAGTTGCGGAGATATCGCGGCGCTGCTCGGGATTCCCGTGCTGCTGTTATTAAATGCCGCAGCGATGGCTCAGACCTTTGGCGCTTTGGCTTCTGGTTTGGCACGGTTTCGTTCGGATGTGCCCTTCGCTGGTGTATTTGCCAATCAGGTTTCGGGCGAGCGCCATGTTTCTTTGCTCACTGAGCAGTTGCCTGAGGATTTGCCGCTGCTGGGTTATTTGCCTAAGCGCGAATCCATCGTGCTGCCCTCACGACATTTGGGCATTGTGCAGGCCCAAGAGATCGACGATTTAGAGCTGCGGCTGGAGGCAGCCGCCAAAGAGCTGGTCTGGACCCATGACGGTCTGCCCGCACCAGTAGCATTCACAAATGGGGTACGACCCCAAGCGGAAGCGGATGGGGTCGTACCCCATTTGTCTGGGAAGACCATCGCTGTTGCGCGCGACGATGCCTTTGCCTTTATATATCCTGCCAATCTGGCGTTATTAGAGGCTATGGGTGCGCAGCTGGTTTTCTTCTCCCCGGTGGCTGGTGAGGGGTTGCCTGAAGCGGATGCGGTTTACCTGCCGGGCGGTTATCCCGAGTTGCATCTGCAGGCTTTGGCGGAGAATGACAGGCTGCGCTCGGATCTTCAGGCGCATGTTGCGGCGGATAAACCGCTTTTGGCGGAATGCGGCGGTATGTTGTATTTGTTTGAGGAGTTGGCGGATAAGGGTGGTGAGAGTGCGCGCATGGCCGGCCTTTTGCCGGGTAAAGCCAAGCTTGAGTCGCGGCTGGCGGGCCTGGGGCCGCAGCAGGTGGATTTGCCCGAGGGTCGTTTGCGTGGCCACACTTTCCACCACTCCAGTCTCGATACCCCTTTGCAGCCATTGACCCGCGCCACCAGCCCGATTGGCCGCTCTAGCTGCGAGGCGGTGTACCGTCAGGGCCCCATCACGGCCAGCTATGTGCATTTGTATTTTCCATCGAATCCTCAGGCGGTCGCTGCCTTATTGGGTGGCACGGAGAGCGCCGGATGA